A region from the Aegilops tauschii subsp. strangulata cultivar AL8/78 chromosome 5, Aet v6.0, whole genome shotgun sequence genome encodes:
- the LOC141022652 gene encoding uncharacterized protein yields MAFSDEYKGVEAHGNTKLHVIHTNDKKHMAISLAQYERHLSLQRHKIVGIDLEYTFAGFSINGDKTRQERVNLEVANFVDIQKEWRLPEATKELDSLGDVSGMLIDDYYNNMKKKITDDEHKRWATLPLSMRHVEYAAKDAYVAY; encoded by the exons ATGGCGTTCAGCGACGAGTACAAGGGCGTGGAGGCCCACGGCAACACCAAGTTGCACGTCATCCACACCAACGACAAGAAGCATATGGCGATCTCCCTCGCGCAGTACGAGCGCCACCTCAGCCTCCAGCGCCACAAGATCGTCGGCATTGATCTCGA GTACACCTTTGCAGGCTTCTCCATCAACGGCGACAAAACCAGGCAAGAGCGCGTCAATCTGGAGGTCGCCAActttgtcgacatccagaaggagTGGAGGTTGCCCGAGGCAACCAAGGAGTTGGACTCCCTTGGAGACGTCTCCGGCATGCTCATCGACGACTACTACaacaacatgaagaagaagatcacCGACGATGAACACAAGCGCTGGGCCACCCTGCCTCTATCCATGAGGCACGTCGAGTACGCGGCAAAGGACGCCTACGTAGCATACTGA